A stretch of Shinella zoogloeoides DNA encodes these proteins:
- a CDS encoding DUF2160 domain-containing protein, with product MATVANRNNRWPVALAAVLVIYAVVAGLLVMALPVKDGARDWFASLIPGGWMAWSFPTAMFFLTIFLLIALMAVWEYARPGGSPRVGILRFETTRGDRLFVSLLGSAFIHLAWLGLVGPNLWWALALSVVYAIGVFRFV from the coding sequence ATGGCTACCGTCGCCAACCGCAACAACCGCTGGCCGGTCGCGCTCGCCGCCGTGCTCGTCATCTATGCCGTCGTCGCCGGGCTGCTCGTCATGGCGCTTCCCGTTAAGGATGGCGCGCGCGATTGGTTCGCCTCGCTCATTCCGGGCGGCTGGATGGCCTGGTCGTTCCCGACGGCCATGTTCTTCCTGACGATCTTCCTTCTGATCGCGCTGATGGCGGTCTGGGAATATGCCCGGCCGGGCGGTTCCCCGCGCGTCGGCATCCTGCGCTTCGAGACGACCCGCGGCGACCGGCTCTTCGTGTCGCTGCTCGGCTCGGCGTTCATTCATCTCGCATGGCTGGGGCTTGTCGGCCCCAACCTGTGGTGGGCTCTTGCCTTATCCGTGGTCTACGCCATCGGCGTCTTCCGCTTCGTGTAA
- a CDS encoding ABC transporter substrate-binding protein, with protein sequence MRKQLLTTTAVMLLAFTGSAFADMDAAKKFLDTEIGDLSSLDRASQEKEMQWFVDAAKPFAGMEIKVVSETITTHEYESKVLAPAFTAITGIKITHDLIGEGDVVEKLQTQMQSGENIYDGYINDSDLIGTHWRYNQARPLSDFMANEGKDVTNPNLDIDDFIGKSFTTAPDGKLYQLPDQQFANLYWFRYDWFNDEKNKADFKAKYGYDLGVPVNWSAYEDIAEFFTGREIDGKKVYGHMDYGKKDPSLGWRFTDAWLSMAGNGDRGIPNGLPVDEWGIKVDEKSRPVGSCVARGGDTNGPAAVYSIQKYLDWMKAYAPAAAGGMTFSEAGPVPAQGEIAQQIFTYTAFTADFVKPGLPVVNEDGTPKWRFAPSPHGVYWKDGMKLGYQDAGSWTLMKSTPDDRAKAAWLYAQFVTSKTVDVKKSHVGLTFIRQSTLDHKSFTDRAPKLGGLIEFYRSPARLQWSPTGTNIPDYPKLAQLWWQAIGDASSGAKTSQEAMDSLCAEQEKVLERLERAGVQGDIGPKLAEEHDIEFWNKDAVAKGNLAPQLKIENEKEKPQTVNYDELVKSWQK encoded by the coding sequence ATGCGAAAGCAACTTCTGACGACGACGGCAGTCATGCTGCTGGCGTTCACCGGTTCCGCATTCGCGGACATGGATGCCGCCAAGAAATTCCTGGATACGGAGATCGGCGACCTGTCCTCGCTGGACCGCGCCAGCCAGGAAAAGGAAATGCAGTGGTTCGTCGATGCGGCCAAGCCGTTCGCCGGCATGGAGATCAAGGTCGTATCGGAAACGATCACCACGCATGAATACGAATCGAAGGTCCTTGCGCCGGCCTTCACCGCGATCACCGGCATCAAGATCACGCACGACCTGATCGGCGAAGGCGACGTCGTCGAAAAGCTCCAGACGCAGATGCAGTCGGGCGAGAACATCTATGACGGCTACATCAACGACTCGGACCTGATCGGCACCCACTGGCGCTACAACCAGGCCCGTCCGCTGAGCGACTTCATGGCCAATGAAGGCAAGGACGTCACCAACCCGAACCTCGACATCGACGACTTCATCGGCAAGTCCTTCACGACCGCGCCGGACGGCAAGCTCTACCAGCTTCCCGACCAGCAGTTCGCGAACCTCTACTGGTTCCGCTACGACTGGTTCAACGACGAGAAGAACAAGGCCGACTTCAAGGCGAAGTATGGCTACGACCTCGGCGTTCCGGTCAACTGGTCCGCTTACGAGGATATCGCCGAGTTCTTCACCGGCCGCGAGATCGACGGCAAGAAGGTCTATGGTCACATGGACTACGGCAAGAAGGACCCGTCGCTCGGCTGGCGCTTCACCGACGCCTGGCTCTCGATGGCCGGCAACGGCGACCGCGGCATCCCGAACGGCCTGCCGGTCGACGAATGGGGCATCAAGGTCGATGAGAAGTCTCGTCCGGTCGGCTCGTGCGTCGCCCGCGGTGGTGACACCAACGGCCCGGCTGCCGTCTACTCGATCCAGAAGTACCTCGACTGGATGAAGGCCTACGCACCGGCAGCCGCCGGCGGCATGACCTTCTCGGAAGCCGGTCCGGTTCCCGCGCAGGGCGAGATCGCGCAGCAGATCTTCACCTACACGGCGTTCACCGCCGACTTCGTGAAGCCCGGCCTGCCGGTCGTCAATGAGGATGGCACGCCGAAGTGGCGCTTCGCTCCCTCGCCGCATGGCGTCTACTGGAAGGACGGCATGAAGCTCGGCTATCAGGACGCCGGTTCCTGGACGCTCATGAAGTCCACCCCGGACGACCGCGCCAAGGCCGCCTGGCTCTATGCGCAGTTCGTGACCTCCAAGACCGTCGATGTGAAGAAGAGCCATGTCGGCCTCACCTTCATCCGTCAGTCCACGCTCGACCACAAGTCCTTCACGGACCGTGCGCCGAAGCTTGGCGGCCTGATCGAGTTCTACCGTTCGCCGGCCCGCCTGCAGTGGTCGCCGACCGGCACGAACATCCCGGACTATCCGAAGCTGGCCCAGCTCTGGTGGCAGGCGATCGGCGATGCCTCTTCCGGCGCCAAGACGTCGCAGGAAGCCATGGACTCGCTGTGCGCCGAGCAGGAGAAGGTGCTGGAGCGCCTGGAACGCGCCGGCGTTCAGGGCGATATCGGCCCGAAGCTTGCCGAGGAGCACGACATCGAGTTCTGGAACAAGGATGCGGTCGCGAAGGGTAACCTCGCTCCGCAGCTCAAGATCGAGAACGAGAAGGAAAAGCCGCAGACCGTCAACTACGACGAACTCGTCAAGAGCTGGCAGAAGTAA
- a CDS encoding ABC transporter ATP-binding protein, which yields MARINLDHIRHAYGEKPKSEADYALKEVHHEWNDGGAYALLGPSGCGKTTLLNIISGLLQPSEGRILFDGKDVTYLSTQERNIAQVFQFPVIYDTMTVYDNLAFPLRNRGVAEPEVDRRVREILEMIDLAGWAKKTARGLTADQKQKISLGRGLVRNDVNAILFDEPLTVIDPHMKWVLRSQLKKLHRQFGFTMVYVTHDQTEALTFADKVVVMYDGQIVQIGTPAELFEKPRHTFVGYFIGSPGMNVLPASIDGSSIKVGEETLDLGYRPEIAAGAKTELGIRPEFISLSRDGMPVSISKIEDIGRQKIVRAEFAGKPIAIVVPEDGEIPADPRVTFDAAAINIYADSWRVGREG from the coding sequence ATGGCACGCATCAATCTCGATCATATCCGCCACGCCTACGGCGAGAAGCCGAAGTCGGAAGCCGATTATGCGCTGAAGGAAGTCCATCACGAGTGGAACGACGGCGGCGCCTATGCGCTGCTCGGCCCCTCGGGCTGCGGCAAGACCACGCTGCTCAACATCATCTCGGGCCTGCTGCAGCCGTCCGAAGGCCGCATCCTGTTCGACGGGAAGGACGTCACCTACCTGTCGACGCAGGAGCGCAACATCGCGCAGGTCTTCCAGTTCCCGGTCATCTACGACACGATGACGGTCTACGACAATCTCGCCTTCCCGCTGCGCAATCGCGGCGTGGCCGAGCCGGAAGTCGACCGCCGCGTGCGAGAGATCCTGGAAATGATCGACCTTGCCGGCTGGGCGAAGAAGACGGCGCGGGGCTTGACCGCCGACCAGAAGCAGAAGATCTCGCTCGGCCGCGGCCTCGTGCGCAATGACGTCAACGCCATCCTCTTCGACGAGCCGCTGACCGTCATCGACCCGCACATGAAATGGGTGCTGCGCTCGCAGCTCAAGAAGCTGCACCGCCAGTTCGGCTTCACCATGGTCTATGTCACGCACGACCAGACCGAGGCCCTGACCTTCGCCGACAAGGTCGTCGTCATGTATGACGGCCAGATCGTGCAGATCGGCACGCCGGCCGAGCTTTTCGAGAAGCCGCGCCACACCTTCGTCGGCTACTTCATCGGCTCGCCGGGCATGAACGTGCTGCCGGCATCGATAGATGGCAGCAGCATCAAGGTTGGGGAAGAAACGCTCGACCTCGGTTACAGACCGGAAATCGCCGCCGGCGCGAAGACGGAACTCGGTATCCGCCCGGAATTCATCTCGCTGTCGCGCGATGGCATGCCGGTCTCGATCAGCAAGATCGAGGATATCGGCCGCCAGAAGATCGTGCGCGCGGAATTCGCCGGCAAGCCGATTGCCATCGTCGTGCCCGAGGACGGCGAGATTCCCGCCGATCCGCGCGTGACCTTCGATGCCGCCGCCATCAACATCTACGCCGATAGCTGGCGTGTCGGCAGGGAGGGCTGA
- a CDS encoding carbohydrate ABC transporter permease, protein MTSQATTATTLPTGLATNAAKAAGKRDLSWIVPTLYIIFLMLPIYWLVNMSFKTNQEITGVFSLWPQQPTLRNYAVIFTDPAWYSGYINSIIYVVLNTAISISVALPAAYAFSRYRFLGDKHLFFWLLTNRMAPPAVFALPFFQLYSAFGLIDTHIAVAIAHCLFNVPLAVWILEGFMSGVPKEIDETAYIDGYSFPKFFAKIFVPLIASGIGVAAFFCFMFSWVELLIARTLTTTDAKPIAATMTRTVSASGMDWGVLAAAGVLTIIPGALVIYFVRNYIAKGFALGRV, encoded by the coding sequence ATGACCTCACAGGCAACCACCGCAACCACGCTTCCGACGGGCCTCGCCACCAACGCCGCCAAGGCGGCCGGCAAGCGCGACCTCTCCTGGATCGTGCCGACGCTCTACATCATCTTCCTGATGCTGCCGATCTACTGGCTCGTCAACATGAGCTTCAAGACGAACCAGGAGATCACCGGCGTCTTCTCGCTTTGGCCGCAGCAGCCGACGCTTCGCAACTATGCCGTGATCTTCACCGATCCGGCCTGGTATTCGGGCTATATCAACTCGATCATCTACGTGGTGCTGAACACGGCCATCTCGATTTCCGTGGCGCTGCCGGCGGCCTACGCCTTCTCGCGCTACCGCTTCCTTGGCGACAAGCACCTGTTCTTCTGGCTGCTGACCAACCGCATGGCGCCGCCGGCCGTCTTCGCGCTGCCCTTCTTCCAGCTCTATTCGGCCTTCGGCCTGATCGACACGCACATCGCCGTCGCCATCGCGCACTGCCTGTTCAACGTGCCGCTCGCCGTCTGGATCCTCGAGGGCTTCATGTCGGGCGTGCCGAAGGAGATCGACGAGACCGCCTATATCGACGGCTACTCGTTCCCGAAGTTTTTTGCGAAGATCTTCGTGCCGCTGATCGCCTCCGGCATCGGTGTCGCCGCCTTCTTCTGCTTCATGTTCTCATGGGTCGAGCTGCTGATCGCCCGCACGCTGACGACGACGGACGCCAAGCCGATCGCCGCCACGATGACGCGTACGGTCTCGGCTTCCGGCATGGACTGGGGCGTGCTCGCCGCCGCCGGCGTGCTGACCATCATTCCCGGCGCGCTCGTGATCTACTTCGTCCGTAACTACATCGCCAAGGGCTTTGCCCTGGGGAGGGTCTGA
- a CDS encoding carbohydrate ABC transporter permease, with protein MNKTWNNKAWFMVLPVLLLVAFSAVIPLMTVVNYSVQDTFGNNQFFWNGVGWFSDVLESDRFWQALGRNLLFSGIILAIQIPLGILIALNMPKKGLGVPVCLVLMALPLLIPWNVVGTIWQVFGRVDIGLLGRTLDALGINYNYVNNVFDAWVTLIVMDVWHWTSLVVLLCYAGLVSIPEAYYQAAKIDGASRWAVFRYIQLPKMKRVLLIAFLLRFMDSFMIYTEPFVVTGGGPGNSTTFLSIDLVKMAIGQFDLGPAAAMSIIYFLIILLLSWIFYTVMTSSDEQA; from the coding sequence ATGAACAAGACCTGGAACAACAAGGCCTGGTTCATGGTCCTGCCCGTCCTGCTGCTCGTCGCCTTCTCGGCGGTGATCCCGCTGATGACCGTGGTGAACTATTCGGTGCAGGACACGTTCGGCAACAACCAGTTCTTCTGGAACGGCGTCGGCTGGTTCTCGGACGTCCTTGAATCCGACCGCTTCTGGCAGGCGCTCGGGCGCAACCTGCTCTTCTCGGGCATCATCCTCGCGATCCAGATTCCGCTCGGCATCCTGATCGCGCTCAACATGCCGAAAAAGGGCCTCGGCGTGCCGGTCTGCCTCGTGCTGATGGCGCTGCCCTTGCTCATTCCGTGGAACGTCGTCGGCACGATCTGGCAGGTCTTCGGCCGCGTCGACATCGGCCTGCTCGGCCGCACGCTCGATGCGCTCGGTATCAATTACAACTATGTCAACAATGTCTTCGACGCCTGGGTGACGCTGATCGTCATGGACGTCTGGCACTGGACGAGCCTCGTTGTGCTCCTGTGCTATGCCGGCCTCGTCTCGATCCCGGAGGCCTATTACCAGGCCGCCAAGATCGACGGCGCCTCGCGCTGGGCCGTGTTCCGCTACATCCAGCTGCCGAAGATGAAGCGCGTCCTGCTCATCGCCTTCCTGCTGCGTTTCATGGACAGCTTCATGATCTATACCGAACCCTTCGTCGTCACCGGTGGTGGCCCGGGCAACTCGACCACGTTCCTTTCGATCGACCTCGTCAAGATGGCGATCGGCCAGTTCGACCTTGGCCCGGCCGCGGCCATGTCCATCATCTACTTCCTGATCATCCTGCTGCTGTCGTGGATATTCTACACGGTCATGACCAGCAGCGACGAACAGGCGTGA